The proteins below are encoded in one region of Aeromonas jandaei:
- the zapA gene encoding cell division protein ZapA gives MSTEAVEIVILGRPYKVSCPLGQQDALRQAADQLTDKLIDLRQRSKVSSNEQLAVMAALNFCHELCLEKEKNHQYSETMDKRIKMLQRTIEAALIEHGQYGDSSEEGQQP, from the coding sequence ATGAGCACAGAGGCCGTAGAAATCGTCATTTTGGGACGTCCCTACAAGGTATCCTGTCCCCTGGGACAGCAGGATGCCCTGCGCCAGGCCGCCGACCAGCTGACCGATAAACTGATCGACCTGCGTCAACGCTCCAAAGTCTCCAGCAACGAGCAATTGGCGGTCATGGCGGCGCTTAATTTCTGCCATGAGCTCTGTCTTGAAAAAGAGAAGAACCACCAATACTCTGAGACCATGGACAAGCGGATCAAGATGCTGCAGCGCACTATCGAAGCGGCCTTGATTGAACACGGTCAATATGGCGATTCCAGCGAAGAGGGGCAGCAGCCCTAA
- a CDS encoding FdhF/YdeP family oxidoreductase, translated as MSHIEKPAKAGGFSSLQSTMKQVLRSQKTRQNIKNLLRVNQTDGFDCPGCAWGDNDHGTFQFCENGAKAVAWESTGKTVGAEFFAAHSVRQLATQSDYWLEYQGRLTEPMRYNPATDHYEPVSWDDSFTLIADTLKGLNSPDEVEFYTSGRASNEASYLYQLFGRLFGTNNFPDCSNMCHEASGVALIQSVGIGKGTVVLDDFDQADAVFVYGQNPGTNHPRMMNALRQAARGGCKIVSFNNLKEVALERFASPQSPLELLTPAATTISHQYLTPKLGGDMAAIRGMAKYILEEAPEAVDRDFIARHTRHFAEYEAQVRATDWAMIEQQSGLTRADIVQAARVFAASQRIISCWAMGVTQHLHSVDTIREIVNLHLMRGQIGKPGAGLCPVRGHSNVQGNRTMGINEKPTAAFIDRLERHLQVSLPRARGHNVYEALKALHEGKSKVLICLGGNLAAAAPDTDFTYGAMKKAELNVQISTKLNRSHLQVSKAALILPCLGRTELDIQRTGNQKITVEDTFSMVHASTGAAEPVSPLCLSETDIVARMAHATVGSERVDWLALRDDYARIRDLIEQTIAGFADFNTRIQQPCGFHLDNSAALLTWNTASGSAEFRASTLPHSVLPECTRHAEQMADQPVLLLQSLRSHDQYNTTIYGMDDRYRGIKGQRNVVFMNEADARQLGFAEGDRVDMATICNDGRERCVTGFVVVIYQIPRGNIAAYYPETNPLVPIDSIGAGSFTPTSKSIPVLVTASRQPENLLLVK; from the coding sequence ATGAGTCATATTGAAAAGCCCGCCAAAGCCGGCGGTTTTTCGTCCCTGCAATCCACCATGAAACAGGTGCTGCGCAGCCAGAAGACCCGTCAGAACATCAAGAACCTGCTGCGGGTCAACCAGACCGACGGTTTCGACTGCCCGGGGTGTGCCTGGGGTGACAACGACCACGGCACCTTCCAGTTTTGTGAGAACGGCGCCAAGGCGGTGGCATGGGAGTCTACCGGCAAGACGGTGGGGGCCGAGTTTTTCGCCGCCCACTCGGTGCGCCAGCTGGCCACCCAGAGCGACTACTGGCTTGAGTATCAGGGGCGGCTGACCGAGCCGATGCGCTACAACCCGGCGACCGATCACTATGAGCCGGTAAGCTGGGACGACTCCTTCACCCTGATCGCCGACACCCTCAAGGGGCTCAATAGCCCGGACGAGGTGGAGTTCTACACCTCGGGGCGTGCCAGCAACGAAGCTTCCTACCTCTATCAGCTGTTTGGTCGCCTGTTTGGTACCAACAACTTCCCCGACTGCTCCAACATGTGCCACGAGGCGAGCGGGGTAGCGCTGATCCAGTCGGTCGGCATCGGCAAGGGGACTGTGGTGCTGGATGACTTCGACCAGGCCGATGCGGTGTTCGTCTATGGTCAGAATCCGGGTACCAACCACCCGCGCATGATGAATGCCCTGCGTCAGGCAGCGCGCGGCGGCTGCAAGATCGTCAGCTTCAACAACTTGAAAGAGGTGGCGCTGGAGCGCTTTGCCAGCCCGCAGAGCCCGCTCGAGCTGCTGACCCCGGCGGCCACCACCATCAGCCACCAATACCTGACGCCGAAACTGGGTGGCGACATGGCCGCCATCCGCGGCATGGCCAAGTACATCCTGGAGGAGGCGCCGGAGGCGGTGGATCGCGATTTCATCGCCCGCCACACCCGCCACTTTGCCGAGTACGAGGCGCAGGTGCGTGCCACCGACTGGGCCATGATCGAGCAGCAATCCGGCCTGACCCGGGCCGACATCGTTCAGGCCGCCCGGGTATTTGCCGCCAGCCAGCGCATCATCAGCTGCTGGGCCATGGGGGTGACCCAGCATCTGCACTCGGTCGATACCATCCGTGAAATCGTCAACCTGCACCTGATGCGCGGCCAGATTGGCAAGCCGGGAGCGGGACTCTGTCCGGTTCGGGGCCACAGCAACGTGCAGGGCAACCGCACCATGGGTATCAACGAAAAGCCGACCGCTGCCTTTATCGACCGGCTCGAGCGTCACCTGCAGGTGAGCCTGCCGCGGGCCCGTGGCCACAATGTCTATGAGGCGCTCAAGGCGTTGCACGAGGGCAAGAGCAAGGTACTCATCTGCCTGGGCGGCAACCTGGCGGCAGCGGCGCCCGATACCGACTTCACCTACGGGGCGATGAAAAAGGCCGAGCTCAACGTGCAGATCAGCACCAAGCTCAACCGCAGCCATCTGCAGGTGAGCAAGGCGGCACTGATCCTGCCCTGTCTTGGCCGCACCGAGCTCGATATCCAGCGCACGGGCAACCAGAAGATCACGGTGGAGGACACCTTCAGCATGGTGCACGCCTCGACCGGCGCAGCCGAGCCGGTGTCGCCCCTCTGCCTCTCCGAGACCGACATAGTGGCGCGGATGGCTCATGCCACTGTGGGCAGCGAGCGGGTCGACTGGCTGGCTCTGCGCGATGACTATGCTCGTATTCGCGATCTTATCGAGCAGACCATCGCCGGCTTTGCCGATTTCAATACCCGCATCCAGCAGCCGTGCGGTTTTCATCTCGATAACTCCGCAGCGCTGCTGACCTGGAATACCGCCAGCGGCAGCGCTGAGTTTCGTGCCAGTACCCTGCCGCACTCTGTGTTGCCAGAGTGTACCCGCCATGCCGAGCAGATGGCGGATCAGCCGGTACTGCTGCTGCAGAGCCTGCGCTCTCACGATCAGTACAACACCACCATCTATGGCATGGATGACCGTTATCGCGGCATCAAGGGCCAGCGCAACGTGGTGTTCATGAACGAGGCGGATGCACGCCAGCTTGGCTTTGCCGAAGGGGATCGGGTCGACATGGCGACCATCTGCAATGATGGGCGCGAGCGCTGCGTGACCGGTTTTGTGGTGGTGATCTACCAGATCCCGCGTGGCAACATCGCGGCCTACTATCCGGAGACAAACCCACTGGTGCCTATCGACAGTATCGGGGCTGGGTCGTTTACCCCCACTTCCAAGTCCATTCCGGTGCTGGTGACTGCCTCCCGCCAGCCGGAGAACCTGTTGCTGGTCAAATAA